From Juglans regia cultivar Chandler chromosome 6, Walnut 2.0, whole genome shotgun sequence, the proteins below share one genomic window:
- the LOC109022134 gene encoding stigma-specific STIG1-like protein 1 has product MKSIKTCFVLVILMALAAISLSAIPSRDELSLEEDNETTYNDETSDDLSPAETGHEPTSLRGSIRFLSQIKPRVPMTCDKYPRVCHAKGSTGPDCCKKKCVNVMTDRLNCGKCGKKCKYSELCCKGQCVNPRSNIKHCGSCGNKCKKGSLCVYGMCSYA; this is encoded by the coding sequence ATGAAGTCTATAAAGACATGCTTTGTGCTGGTCATTCTTATGGCTTTGGCCGCTATATCTCTTTCAGCCATACCATCTCGCGATGAATTGTCCCTTGAGGAAGACAATGAAACTACTTATAATGATGAAACTTCTGATGATCTTTCTCCCGCTGAAACTGGCCATGAACCAACTTCTCTTCGAGGGTCCATCCGTTTTCTGTCTCAGATCAAACCCCGGGTCCCTATGACATGCGACAAGTACCCTAGGGTTTGTCATGCCAAGGGCAGCACGGGGCCGGATTGCTGCAAGAAGAAATGCGTTAATGTGATGACAGACAGACTCAACTGTGGGAAATGTGGGAAGAAATGCAAGTACTCCGAGCTTTGCTGCAAAGGTCAGTGTGTGAACCCCAGGTCCAACATAAAGCATTGCGGAAGCTGCGGCAACAAGTGCAAGAAAGGGAGTTTATGTGTGTACGGGATGTGTAGCTATGCGTAA